In one Antennarius striatus isolate MH-2024 chromosome 15, ASM4005453v1, whole genome shotgun sequence genomic region, the following are encoded:
- the add1 gene encoding alpha-adducin isoform X1 gives MMNGESGAGVVTAPPPTTAPHKERYFDRVDESSPEYQRERNMAPDLRQDFNMMEQRKRVSMILQSPAFCDELETMIQDQLKKGKTPTSLLALQQIADFMTTSMPSMYPAAPQGGMAALNMSLGMVTPVNDLRGSDSISYDKGEKLLRCKLAAFYRVADLFGWSQLIYNHLTVRVNSEQDRFLIVPMGLLYSEVTASSLVKINLQGEIVDRGSTNLGINQAGFTLHSAIYAARPDVQCIVHIHTHAGAAVSAMKCGLLPISPEALSLGEVRYHDYQGILLDMKEGPIVQKNLGPSSKVLILRNHGLVSVGETVEEAFYYIHNLVTACEIQVRTLASAGGPDNLVMLDPEKYKARPRVPAPPSDGASTHPKWQTGEQEFEALMRMLDNLGYRTGYPYRCPALRDKGKKYSDVEIASSAHGGYSYGEDSDSGARSPLKHSFQRGQRDKTRWVNAGGRPDEPYEDGPDGSSPKSKPKWTKEDGVRQAAVANQFIPMNTNPKDVLEMRNKIREQNLQDIKTAGPQSQLLCASTVVERSFTQGELVTASKAIIEKEYQPRVIVSMQGPNPFTKLTDQELEEYRKEVELKQRGVEDTTGTGSVSSPPCPALRDEAPASRPLRSSTAPPGCDEAPPPAASTPTLGSSRTEPAVSAEAITDEVFSGGDEDCSALDSPHKEFHCAVLRALSKDPPAADDQAPDVGGLPEPEEEEPKGQKPTATPPSTPVRAEEETQPEPTDKDESDAATLRQTLPDLTPDDPSDAPALPAEDSAPTDAAAATDAAEADEPADAGEQEGEESPSKSPSKKKKKFRTPSFLKKNKKKAES, from the exons ATGATGAACGGCGAGTCAGGTGCTGGGGTGGTGACggccccccctcccaccacgGCCCCCCACAAGGAGCGCTACTTCGACCGGGTGGACGAGAGCAGCCCGGAGTACCAGAGGGAGAGGAACATGGCCCCCGACCTGCGGCAGGACTTCAACATgatggagcagaggaagagggtCTCCATGATCCTCCAGAGCCCG GCCTTCTGCGACGAGCTGGAGACCATGATCCAGGACCAGCTGAAGAAGGGGAAGACCCCCACCAGCCTGTTGGCCCTGCAGCAGATCGCCGACTTCATGACCACCAGCATGCCATCCATGTACCCGGCGGCGCCGCAGGGAGGCATGGCGGCGCTCAATATGA GTTTGGGAATGGTGACCCCCGTGAACGACCTGCGCGGATCGGACTCTATCTCCTACGATAAAGGAGAGAAGCTGCTCCGCTGCAAGCTGGCCGCCTTTTACCGCGTGGCCGACTTGTTCGGATGGTCGCAGCTGATCTACAACCACCTGACG gttAGGGTGAACTCGGAGCAGGATCGCTTCCTAATTGTCCCCATGGGGCTCCTGTACAGTGAAGTCACCGCCTCCAGTCTG GTGAAGATCAACCTCCAGGGGGAGATCGTGGACCGGGGCAGCACCAACCTCGGGATCAACCAGGCCGGCTTCACGCTCCATTCTGCCATCTACGCCGCGCGGCCCGACGTCCAGTGTATcgttcacattcacacacacgccgGCGCTGCG GTGTCGGCCATGAAATGTGGGCTGCTGCCCATCTCTCCTGAGGCGCTGTCTCTGGGCGAGGTGAGGTACCACGACTACCAAGGCATCCTGCTGGACATGAAAGAAGGTCCCATCGTTCAGAAGAACCTGGGGCCCAGCAGCAAG GTGCTCATCCTGAGGAACCACGGCCTGGTGTCCGTTGGAGAAACGGTAGAGGAAGCTTTCTATTACATCCACAACCTGGTGACCGCCTGTGAGATCCAG GTGCGAACGCTGGCCAGCGCTGGAGGCCCAGATAATCTGGTGATGCTTGACCCTGAGAAATATAAGGCCCGCCCACGGGTCCCTGCGCCGCCTAGTGATGGCGCCTCCACGCATCCCAAATGGCAAACAGGGGAGCAGGAGTTTGAGGCTCTCATGAGGATGCTCGACAATTTG GGCTACCGGACGGGCTACCCTTACCGCTGCCCCGCCTTACGAGACAAAGGTAAAAAGTACAGTGATGTGGAGATCGCTTCCTCTGCCCACGGTGGTTACTCGTACGGCGAGGACAGCGACTCCGGCGCCCGCTCCCCTCTGAAACACAGCTTCCAGCGCGGCCAGCGAGACAAGACCCGCTGGGTCAACGCTGGCGGTCGCCCCGACGAGCCCTACGAGGACGGGCCCGACGGCAGCAGCCCCAAGTCCAAGCCTAAG TGGACAAAGGAGGACGGAGTCCGCCAGGCTGCAGTAGCCAATCAGTTCATCCCCATGAACACCAATCCAAAAGACGTCCTGGAAATGAGGAACAAG ATCCGGGAGCAGaacctgcaggacatcaagacgGCGGGACCCCAGTCCCAGCTGCTGTGTGCCAGCACCGTGGTGGAGCGCTCCTTCACCCAG gGGGAGCTAGTGACCGCATCCAAGGCCATCATAGAGAAGGAGTACCAGCCCAGGGTCATCGTCAGCATGCAGGGTCCCAACCCCTTCACCAAACTCACCgaccaggagctggaggagtaCCGCAAGGAGGTGGAGCTGAAACAGAGAGGGGTCGAAG acactacCGGGACGGGATCCGTATCCAGCCCCCCCTGTCCTGCGCTGAGGGATGAAGCCCCCGCCTCCAGACCTCTTCGCTCTTCAACCGCCCCCCCCGGCTGTGacgaagccccgccccctgctgcaTCAACTCCCACTCTGGGTTCCAGCAGGACGGAACCGGCAGTTTCCGCCGAGGCCATAACTGACGAGGTTTTTTCGGGGGGAGACGAGGATTGCTCGGCTTTAGACTCCCCCCATAAAGAGTTCCACTGCGCTGTGCTGAGGGCCCTCAGCAAGGACCCCCCGGCTGCAGACGATCAGGCCCCAG ATGTGGGCGGGCTACCAgagccggaggaggaggagcctaaAGGCCAGAAACCCACCgccacaccccccagcaccccAGTTCGAGCAGAGGAAG AGACTCAGCCAGAACCAACCGATAAGGACGAGAGCGACGCAGCCACCCTGAGACAAACCCTTCCAGATCTAACGCCCGACGACCCCTCAGATGCTCCAGCGCTACCCGCTGAAGACTCCGCCCCCAcagacgccgccgccgccacggACGCAGCCGAGGCGGACGAACCCGCCGACGCCGGAGagcaggagggggaggagtctcCCAGCAAATCCCcctccaaaaagaaaaagaagttccGTACTCCCTCCttcctgaagaaaaacaagaaaaaggcGGAGTCCTAG
- the add1 gene encoding alpha-adducin isoform X5 → MMNGESGAGVVTAPPPTTAPHKERYFDRVDESSPEYQRERNMAPDLRQDFNMMEQRKRVSMILQSPAFCDELETMIQDQLKKGKTPTSLLALQQIADFMTTSMPSMYPAAPQGGMAALNMSLGMVTPVNDLRGSDSISYDKGEKLLRCKLAAFYRVADLFGWSQLIYNHLTVRVNSEQDRFLIVPMGLLYSEVTASSLVKINLQGEIVDRGSTNLGINQAGFTLHSAIYAARPDVQCIVHIHTHAGAAVSAMKCGLLPISPEALSLGEVRYHDYQGILLDMKEGPIVQKNLGPSSKVLILRNHGLVSVGETVEEAFYYIHNLVTACEIQVRTLASAGGPDNLVMLDPEKYKARPRVPAPPSDGASTHPKWQTGEQEFEALMRMLDNLGYRTGYPYRCPALRDKGKKYSDVEIASSAHGGYSYGEDSDSGARSPLKHSFQRGQRDKTRWVNAGGRPDEPYEDGPDGSSPKSKPKWTKEDGVRQAAVANQFIPMNTNPKDVLEMRNKIREQNLQDIKTAGPQSQLLCASTVVERSFTQGELVTASKAIIEKEYQPRVIVSMQGPNPFTKLTDQELEEYRKEVELKQRGVEDVGGLPEPEEEEPKGQKPTATPPSTPVRAEEETQPEPTDKDESDAATLRQTLPDLTPDDPSDAPALPAEDSAPTDAAAATDAAEADEPADAGEQEGEESPSKSPSKKKKKFRTPSFLKKNKKKAES, encoded by the exons ATGATGAACGGCGAGTCAGGTGCTGGGGTGGTGACggccccccctcccaccacgGCCCCCCACAAGGAGCGCTACTTCGACCGGGTGGACGAGAGCAGCCCGGAGTACCAGAGGGAGAGGAACATGGCCCCCGACCTGCGGCAGGACTTCAACATgatggagcagaggaagagggtCTCCATGATCCTCCAGAGCCCG GCCTTCTGCGACGAGCTGGAGACCATGATCCAGGACCAGCTGAAGAAGGGGAAGACCCCCACCAGCCTGTTGGCCCTGCAGCAGATCGCCGACTTCATGACCACCAGCATGCCATCCATGTACCCGGCGGCGCCGCAGGGAGGCATGGCGGCGCTCAATATGA GTTTGGGAATGGTGACCCCCGTGAACGACCTGCGCGGATCGGACTCTATCTCCTACGATAAAGGAGAGAAGCTGCTCCGCTGCAAGCTGGCCGCCTTTTACCGCGTGGCCGACTTGTTCGGATGGTCGCAGCTGATCTACAACCACCTGACG gttAGGGTGAACTCGGAGCAGGATCGCTTCCTAATTGTCCCCATGGGGCTCCTGTACAGTGAAGTCACCGCCTCCAGTCTG GTGAAGATCAACCTCCAGGGGGAGATCGTGGACCGGGGCAGCACCAACCTCGGGATCAACCAGGCCGGCTTCACGCTCCATTCTGCCATCTACGCCGCGCGGCCCGACGTCCAGTGTATcgttcacattcacacacacgccgGCGCTGCG GTGTCGGCCATGAAATGTGGGCTGCTGCCCATCTCTCCTGAGGCGCTGTCTCTGGGCGAGGTGAGGTACCACGACTACCAAGGCATCCTGCTGGACATGAAAGAAGGTCCCATCGTTCAGAAGAACCTGGGGCCCAGCAGCAAG GTGCTCATCCTGAGGAACCACGGCCTGGTGTCCGTTGGAGAAACGGTAGAGGAAGCTTTCTATTACATCCACAACCTGGTGACCGCCTGTGAGATCCAG GTGCGAACGCTGGCCAGCGCTGGAGGCCCAGATAATCTGGTGATGCTTGACCCTGAGAAATATAAGGCCCGCCCACGGGTCCCTGCGCCGCCTAGTGATGGCGCCTCCACGCATCCCAAATGGCAAACAGGGGAGCAGGAGTTTGAGGCTCTCATGAGGATGCTCGACAATTTG GGCTACCGGACGGGCTACCCTTACCGCTGCCCCGCCTTACGAGACAAAGGTAAAAAGTACAGTGATGTGGAGATCGCTTCCTCTGCCCACGGTGGTTACTCGTACGGCGAGGACAGCGACTCCGGCGCCCGCTCCCCTCTGAAACACAGCTTCCAGCGCGGCCAGCGAGACAAGACCCGCTGGGTCAACGCTGGCGGTCGCCCCGACGAGCCCTACGAGGACGGGCCCGACGGCAGCAGCCCCAAGTCCAAGCCTAAG TGGACAAAGGAGGACGGAGTCCGCCAGGCTGCAGTAGCCAATCAGTTCATCCCCATGAACACCAATCCAAAAGACGTCCTGGAAATGAGGAACAAG ATCCGGGAGCAGaacctgcaggacatcaagacgGCGGGACCCCAGTCCCAGCTGCTGTGTGCCAGCACCGTGGTGGAGCGCTCCTTCACCCAG gGGGAGCTAGTGACCGCATCCAAGGCCATCATAGAGAAGGAGTACCAGCCCAGGGTCATCGTCAGCATGCAGGGTCCCAACCCCTTCACCAAACTCACCgaccaggagctggaggagtaCCGCAAGGAGGTGGAGCTGAAACAGAGAGGGGTCGAAG ATGTGGGCGGGCTACCAgagccggaggaggaggagcctaaAGGCCAGAAACCCACCgccacaccccccagcaccccAGTTCGAGCAGAGGAAG AGACTCAGCCAGAACCAACCGATAAGGACGAGAGCGACGCAGCCACCCTGAGACAAACCCTTCCAGATCTAACGCCCGACGACCCCTCAGATGCTCCAGCGCTACCCGCTGAAGACTCCGCCCCCAcagacgccgccgccgccacggACGCAGCCGAGGCGGACGAACCCGCCGACGCCGGAGagcaggagggggaggagtctcCCAGCAAATCCCcctccaaaaagaaaaagaagttccGTACTCCCTCCttcctgaagaaaaacaagaaaaaggcGGAGTCCTAG
- the add1 gene encoding alpha-adducin isoform X4 → MMNGESGAGVVTAPPPTTAPHKERYFDRVDESSPEYQRERNMAPDLRQDFNMMEQRKRVSMILQSPAFCDELETMIQDQLKKGKTPTSLLALQQIADFMTTSMPSMYPAAPQGGMAALNMSLGMVTPVNDLRGSDSISYDKGEKLLRCKLAAFYRVADLFGWSQLIYNHLTVRVNSEQDRFLIVPMGLLYSEVTASSLVKINLQGEIVDRGSTNLGINQAGFTLHSAIYAARPDVQCIVHIHTHAGAAVSAMKCGLLPISPEALSLGEVRYHDYQGILLDMKEGPIVQKNLGPSSKVLILRNHGLVSVGETVEEAFYYIHNLVTACEIQVRTLASAGGPDNLVMLDPEKYKARPRVPAPPSDGASTHPKWQTGEQEFEALMRMLDNLGYRTGYPYRCPALRDKGKKYSDVEIASSAHGGYSYGEDSDSGARSPLKHSFQRGQRDKTRWVNAGGRPDEPYEDGPDGSSPKSKPKWTKEDGVRQAAVANQFIPMNTNPKDVLEMRNKIREQNLQDIKTAGPQSQLLCASTVVERSFTQGELVTASKAIIEKEYQPRVIVSMQGPNPFTKLTDQELEEYRKEVELKQRGVEDTTGTGSVSSPPCPALRDEAPASRPLRSSTAPPGCDEAPPPAASTPTLGSSRTEPAVSAEAITDEVFSGGDEDCSALDSPHKEFHCAVLRALSKDPPAADDQAPDVGGLPEPEEEEPKGQKPTATPPSTPVRAEEG, encoded by the exons ATGATGAACGGCGAGTCAGGTGCTGGGGTGGTGACggccccccctcccaccacgGCCCCCCACAAGGAGCGCTACTTCGACCGGGTGGACGAGAGCAGCCCGGAGTACCAGAGGGAGAGGAACATGGCCCCCGACCTGCGGCAGGACTTCAACATgatggagcagaggaagagggtCTCCATGATCCTCCAGAGCCCG GCCTTCTGCGACGAGCTGGAGACCATGATCCAGGACCAGCTGAAGAAGGGGAAGACCCCCACCAGCCTGTTGGCCCTGCAGCAGATCGCCGACTTCATGACCACCAGCATGCCATCCATGTACCCGGCGGCGCCGCAGGGAGGCATGGCGGCGCTCAATATGA GTTTGGGAATGGTGACCCCCGTGAACGACCTGCGCGGATCGGACTCTATCTCCTACGATAAAGGAGAGAAGCTGCTCCGCTGCAAGCTGGCCGCCTTTTACCGCGTGGCCGACTTGTTCGGATGGTCGCAGCTGATCTACAACCACCTGACG gttAGGGTGAACTCGGAGCAGGATCGCTTCCTAATTGTCCCCATGGGGCTCCTGTACAGTGAAGTCACCGCCTCCAGTCTG GTGAAGATCAACCTCCAGGGGGAGATCGTGGACCGGGGCAGCACCAACCTCGGGATCAACCAGGCCGGCTTCACGCTCCATTCTGCCATCTACGCCGCGCGGCCCGACGTCCAGTGTATcgttcacattcacacacacgccgGCGCTGCG GTGTCGGCCATGAAATGTGGGCTGCTGCCCATCTCTCCTGAGGCGCTGTCTCTGGGCGAGGTGAGGTACCACGACTACCAAGGCATCCTGCTGGACATGAAAGAAGGTCCCATCGTTCAGAAGAACCTGGGGCCCAGCAGCAAG GTGCTCATCCTGAGGAACCACGGCCTGGTGTCCGTTGGAGAAACGGTAGAGGAAGCTTTCTATTACATCCACAACCTGGTGACCGCCTGTGAGATCCAG GTGCGAACGCTGGCCAGCGCTGGAGGCCCAGATAATCTGGTGATGCTTGACCCTGAGAAATATAAGGCCCGCCCACGGGTCCCTGCGCCGCCTAGTGATGGCGCCTCCACGCATCCCAAATGGCAAACAGGGGAGCAGGAGTTTGAGGCTCTCATGAGGATGCTCGACAATTTG GGCTACCGGACGGGCTACCCTTACCGCTGCCCCGCCTTACGAGACAAAGGTAAAAAGTACAGTGATGTGGAGATCGCTTCCTCTGCCCACGGTGGTTACTCGTACGGCGAGGACAGCGACTCCGGCGCCCGCTCCCCTCTGAAACACAGCTTCCAGCGCGGCCAGCGAGACAAGACCCGCTGGGTCAACGCTGGCGGTCGCCCCGACGAGCCCTACGAGGACGGGCCCGACGGCAGCAGCCCCAAGTCCAAGCCTAAG TGGACAAAGGAGGACGGAGTCCGCCAGGCTGCAGTAGCCAATCAGTTCATCCCCATGAACACCAATCCAAAAGACGTCCTGGAAATGAGGAACAAG ATCCGGGAGCAGaacctgcaggacatcaagacgGCGGGACCCCAGTCCCAGCTGCTGTGTGCCAGCACCGTGGTGGAGCGCTCCTTCACCCAG gGGGAGCTAGTGACCGCATCCAAGGCCATCATAGAGAAGGAGTACCAGCCCAGGGTCATCGTCAGCATGCAGGGTCCCAACCCCTTCACCAAACTCACCgaccaggagctggaggagtaCCGCAAGGAGGTGGAGCTGAAACAGAGAGGGGTCGAAG acactacCGGGACGGGATCCGTATCCAGCCCCCCCTGTCCTGCGCTGAGGGATGAAGCCCCCGCCTCCAGACCTCTTCGCTCTTCAACCGCCCCCCCCGGCTGTGacgaagccccgccccctgctgcaTCAACTCCCACTCTGGGTTCCAGCAGGACGGAACCGGCAGTTTCCGCCGAGGCCATAACTGACGAGGTTTTTTCGGGGGGAGACGAGGATTGCTCGGCTTTAGACTCCCCCCATAAAGAGTTCCACTGCGCTGTGCTGAGGGCCCTCAGCAAGGACCCCCCGGCTGCAGACGATCAGGCCCCAG ATGTGGGCGGGCTACCAgagccggaggaggaggagcctaaAGGCCAGAAACCCACCgccacaccccccagcaccccAGTTCGAGCAGAGGAAG GCTGA
- the add1 gene encoding alpha-adducin isoform X7, whose protein sequence is MMNGESGAGVVTAPPPTTAPHKERYFDRVDESSPEYQRERNMAPDLRQDFNMMEQRKRVSMILQSPAFCDELETMIQDQLKKGKTPTSLLALQQIADFMTTSMPSMYPAAPQGGMAALNMSLGMVTPVNDLRGSDSISYDKGEKLLRCKLAAFYRVADLFGWSQLIYNHLTVRVNSEQDRFLIVPMGLLYSEVTASSLVKINLQGEIVDRGSTNLGINQAGFTLHSAIYAARPDVQCIVHIHTHAGAAVSAMKCGLLPISPEALSLGEVRYHDYQGILLDMKEGPIVQKNLGPSSKVLILRNHGLVSVGETVEEAFYYIHNLVTACEIQVRTLASAGGPDNLVMLDPEKYKARPRVPAPPSDGASTHPKWQTGEQEFEALMRMLDNLGYRTGYPYRCPALRDKGKKYSDVEIASSAHGGYSYGEDSDSGARSPLKHSFQRGQRDKTRWVNAGGRPDEPYEDGPDGSSPKSKPKWTKEDGVRQAAVANQFIPMNTNPKDVLEMRNKIREQNLQDIKTAGPQSQLLCASTVVERSFTQGELVTASKAIIEKEYQPRVIVSMQGPNPFTKLTDQELEEYRKEVELKQRGVEDVGGLPEPEEEEPKGQKPTATPPSTPVRAEEG, encoded by the exons ATGATGAACGGCGAGTCAGGTGCTGGGGTGGTGACggccccccctcccaccacgGCCCCCCACAAGGAGCGCTACTTCGACCGGGTGGACGAGAGCAGCCCGGAGTACCAGAGGGAGAGGAACATGGCCCCCGACCTGCGGCAGGACTTCAACATgatggagcagaggaagagggtCTCCATGATCCTCCAGAGCCCG GCCTTCTGCGACGAGCTGGAGACCATGATCCAGGACCAGCTGAAGAAGGGGAAGACCCCCACCAGCCTGTTGGCCCTGCAGCAGATCGCCGACTTCATGACCACCAGCATGCCATCCATGTACCCGGCGGCGCCGCAGGGAGGCATGGCGGCGCTCAATATGA GTTTGGGAATGGTGACCCCCGTGAACGACCTGCGCGGATCGGACTCTATCTCCTACGATAAAGGAGAGAAGCTGCTCCGCTGCAAGCTGGCCGCCTTTTACCGCGTGGCCGACTTGTTCGGATGGTCGCAGCTGATCTACAACCACCTGACG gttAGGGTGAACTCGGAGCAGGATCGCTTCCTAATTGTCCCCATGGGGCTCCTGTACAGTGAAGTCACCGCCTCCAGTCTG GTGAAGATCAACCTCCAGGGGGAGATCGTGGACCGGGGCAGCACCAACCTCGGGATCAACCAGGCCGGCTTCACGCTCCATTCTGCCATCTACGCCGCGCGGCCCGACGTCCAGTGTATcgttcacattcacacacacgccgGCGCTGCG GTGTCGGCCATGAAATGTGGGCTGCTGCCCATCTCTCCTGAGGCGCTGTCTCTGGGCGAGGTGAGGTACCACGACTACCAAGGCATCCTGCTGGACATGAAAGAAGGTCCCATCGTTCAGAAGAACCTGGGGCCCAGCAGCAAG GTGCTCATCCTGAGGAACCACGGCCTGGTGTCCGTTGGAGAAACGGTAGAGGAAGCTTTCTATTACATCCACAACCTGGTGACCGCCTGTGAGATCCAG GTGCGAACGCTGGCCAGCGCTGGAGGCCCAGATAATCTGGTGATGCTTGACCCTGAGAAATATAAGGCCCGCCCACGGGTCCCTGCGCCGCCTAGTGATGGCGCCTCCACGCATCCCAAATGGCAAACAGGGGAGCAGGAGTTTGAGGCTCTCATGAGGATGCTCGACAATTTG GGCTACCGGACGGGCTACCCTTACCGCTGCCCCGCCTTACGAGACAAAGGTAAAAAGTACAGTGATGTGGAGATCGCTTCCTCTGCCCACGGTGGTTACTCGTACGGCGAGGACAGCGACTCCGGCGCCCGCTCCCCTCTGAAACACAGCTTCCAGCGCGGCCAGCGAGACAAGACCCGCTGGGTCAACGCTGGCGGTCGCCCCGACGAGCCCTACGAGGACGGGCCCGACGGCAGCAGCCCCAAGTCCAAGCCTAAG TGGACAAAGGAGGACGGAGTCCGCCAGGCTGCAGTAGCCAATCAGTTCATCCCCATGAACACCAATCCAAAAGACGTCCTGGAAATGAGGAACAAG ATCCGGGAGCAGaacctgcaggacatcaagacgGCGGGACCCCAGTCCCAGCTGCTGTGTGCCAGCACCGTGGTGGAGCGCTCCTTCACCCAG gGGGAGCTAGTGACCGCATCCAAGGCCATCATAGAGAAGGAGTACCAGCCCAGGGTCATCGTCAGCATGCAGGGTCCCAACCCCTTCACCAAACTCACCgaccaggagctggaggagtaCCGCAAGGAGGTGGAGCTGAAACAGAGAGGGGTCGAAG ATGTGGGCGGGCTACCAgagccggaggaggaggagcctaaAGGCCAGAAACCCACCgccacaccccccagcaccccAGTTCGAGCAGAGGAAG GCTGA
- the add1 gene encoding alpha-adducin isoform X3 — MMNGESGAGVVTAPPPTTAPHKERYFDRVDESSPEYQRERNMAPDLRQDFNMMEQRKRVSMILQSPAFCDELETMIQDQLKKGKTPTSLLALQQIADFMTTSMPSMYPAAPQGGMAALNMSLGMVTPVNDLRGSDSISYDKGEKLLRCKLAAFYRVADLFGWSQLIYNHLTVRVNSEQDRFLIVPMGLLYSEVTASSLVKINLQGEIVDRGSTNLGINQAGFTLHSAIYAARPDVQCIVHIHTHAGAAVSAMKCGLLPISPEALSLGEVRYHDYQGILLDMKEGPIVQKNLGPSSKVLILRNHGLVSVGETVEEAFYYIHNLVTACEIQVRTLASAGGPDNLVMLDPEKYKARPRVPAPPSDGASTHPKWQTGEQEFEALMRMLDNLGYRTGYPYRCPALRDKGKKYSDVEIASSAHGGYSYGEDSDSGARSPLKHSFQRGQRDKTRWVNAGGRPDEPYEDGPDGSSPKSKPKWTKEDGVRQAAVANQFIPMNTNPKDVLEMRNKIREQNLQDIKTAGPQSQLLCASTVVERSFTQGELVTASKAIIEKEYQPRVIVSMQGPNPFTKLTDQELEEYRKEVELKQRGVEDTTGTGSVSSPPCPALRDEAPASRPLRSSTAPPGCDEAPPPAASTPTLGSSRTEPAVSAEAITDEVFSGGDEDCSALDSPHKEFHCAVLRALSKDPPAADDQAPDVGGLPEPEEEEPKGQKPTATPPSTPVRAEEGDGNTKEYLLP, encoded by the exons ATGATGAACGGCGAGTCAGGTGCTGGGGTGGTGACggccccccctcccaccacgGCCCCCCACAAGGAGCGCTACTTCGACCGGGTGGACGAGAGCAGCCCGGAGTACCAGAGGGAGAGGAACATGGCCCCCGACCTGCGGCAGGACTTCAACATgatggagcagaggaagagggtCTCCATGATCCTCCAGAGCCCG GCCTTCTGCGACGAGCTGGAGACCATGATCCAGGACCAGCTGAAGAAGGGGAAGACCCCCACCAGCCTGTTGGCCCTGCAGCAGATCGCCGACTTCATGACCACCAGCATGCCATCCATGTACCCGGCGGCGCCGCAGGGAGGCATGGCGGCGCTCAATATGA GTTTGGGAATGGTGACCCCCGTGAACGACCTGCGCGGATCGGACTCTATCTCCTACGATAAAGGAGAGAAGCTGCTCCGCTGCAAGCTGGCCGCCTTTTACCGCGTGGCCGACTTGTTCGGATGGTCGCAGCTGATCTACAACCACCTGACG gttAGGGTGAACTCGGAGCAGGATCGCTTCCTAATTGTCCCCATGGGGCTCCTGTACAGTGAAGTCACCGCCTCCAGTCTG GTGAAGATCAACCTCCAGGGGGAGATCGTGGACCGGGGCAGCACCAACCTCGGGATCAACCAGGCCGGCTTCACGCTCCATTCTGCCATCTACGCCGCGCGGCCCGACGTCCAGTGTATcgttcacattcacacacacgccgGCGCTGCG GTGTCGGCCATGAAATGTGGGCTGCTGCCCATCTCTCCTGAGGCGCTGTCTCTGGGCGAGGTGAGGTACCACGACTACCAAGGCATCCTGCTGGACATGAAAGAAGGTCCCATCGTTCAGAAGAACCTGGGGCCCAGCAGCAAG GTGCTCATCCTGAGGAACCACGGCCTGGTGTCCGTTGGAGAAACGGTAGAGGAAGCTTTCTATTACATCCACAACCTGGTGACCGCCTGTGAGATCCAG GTGCGAACGCTGGCCAGCGCTGGAGGCCCAGATAATCTGGTGATGCTTGACCCTGAGAAATATAAGGCCCGCCCACGGGTCCCTGCGCCGCCTAGTGATGGCGCCTCCACGCATCCCAAATGGCAAACAGGGGAGCAGGAGTTTGAGGCTCTCATGAGGATGCTCGACAATTTG GGCTACCGGACGGGCTACCCTTACCGCTGCCCCGCCTTACGAGACAAAGGTAAAAAGTACAGTGATGTGGAGATCGCTTCCTCTGCCCACGGTGGTTACTCGTACGGCGAGGACAGCGACTCCGGCGCCCGCTCCCCTCTGAAACACAGCTTCCAGCGCGGCCAGCGAGACAAGACCCGCTGGGTCAACGCTGGCGGTCGCCCCGACGAGCCCTACGAGGACGGGCCCGACGGCAGCAGCCCCAAGTCCAAGCCTAAG TGGACAAAGGAGGACGGAGTCCGCCAGGCTGCAGTAGCCAATCAGTTCATCCCCATGAACACCAATCCAAAAGACGTCCTGGAAATGAGGAACAAG ATCCGGGAGCAGaacctgcaggacatcaagacgGCGGGACCCCAGTCCCAGCTGCTGTGTGCCAGCACCGTGGTGGAGCGCTCCTTCACCCAG gGGGAGCTAGTGACCGCATCCAAGGCCATCATAGAGAAGGAGTACCAGCCCAGGGTCATCGTCAGCATGCAGGGTCCCAACCCCTTCACCAAACTCACCgaccaggagctggaggagtaCCGCAAGGAGGTGGAGCTGAAACAGAGAGGGGTCGAAG acactacCGGGACGGGATCCGTATCCAGCCCCCCCTGTCCTGCGCTGAGGGATGAAGCCCCCGCCTCCAGACCTCTTCGCTCTTCAACCGCCCCCCCCGGCTGTGacgaagccccgccccctgctgcaTCAACTCCCACTCTGGGTTCCAGCAGGACGGAACCGGCAGTTTCCGCCGAGGCCATAACTGACGAGGTTTTTTCGGGGGGAGACGAGGATTGCTCGGCTTTAGACTCCCCCCATAAAGAGTTCCACTGCGCTGTGCTGAGGGCCCTCAGCAAGGACCCCCCGGCTGCAGACGATCAGGCCCCAG ATGTGGGCGGGCTACCAgagccggaggaggaggagcctaaAGGCCAGAAACCCACCgccacaccccccagcaccccAGTTCGAGCAGAGGAAG GAGATGGAAATACAAAAGAGTACCTGTTGCCATA A